From a region of the Zingiber officinale cultivar Zhangliang chromosome 10B, Zo_v1.1, whole genome shotgun sequence genome:
- the LOC122028862 gene encoding GBF-interacting protein 1-like isoform X2 — translation MSGGGARVSIPSGVRRTIQNIKEIAGNHTDEEIYAMLKECSMDPNETAQKLLLQDTFHEVKRKHDKRKENVRESAEPRWRPGVQGRGGRGGRGNYSSRSLPNDAAAGRNATAAKESGLNQGIDKANTSSSTSPDAENKPAIPLSSSVSGLVNGPSNIEHLVSSQGSHVSGVNGTPSEEISDAVTTKTANSRIPIKDSKGGSASSPYLQNIDQLSSNKPVPVPSIDPCTPAELGTMKQIKPHGSGTCEATEKSQAASSSFSSAMGIRPSSTYSNRFQHPSGLQKAPLPNKEWKPKSVLANPAQASETNGTSEAPVVIEAVSDSLPSSLSATSVGASVKLGKKVEDLKVSDRQHVIIPNHLQVTESERHGLSFGSFDANFMFKLVVAKDLTGQNIETPHYEPSKEIDETIEKHALSNSTSSTAEEDDFSEQTQSPEQVTDNYSKKEIVISNSASPETEYNQTNQEDSLSPEGSQNLIVQSTPSYPPVGLVPQLSSQIASFESSESQARESRLPSFLVQQHYDPSTSYFNPFYRPSPDADGRISPFFASSASTRYNGNIALLPAQSGQASQENTNNIVLSTVGSTPLGTQAAGTMQGSLAIPQQPIPVFRQPAGLHISHFSPNYVPYSQYFSPFYAPPPAVHHFLSGAAFPQQPPTGGMYPTPGAATPAAASVKYSLPQYKPGSNTGNSTIVGLPTVYGTYNSTQAGYTSVPAVSTGNSTANEELVSSQFKENNAYISGQQSEGPPVWIPAPGRDISSLQASSFYNIPQGQHMTFTPAQAGHGTFSGMYPPTPAVAGSVHPLLQPSQSVPGGVEMLAPPAGVYQPTQHAQINWTNNY, via the exons ATGAGCGGCGGAGGCGCTAGGGTTTCGATCCCCTCCGGCGTGCGCCGCACGATCCAGAACATCAAGGAGATCGCCGGCAATCACACCGACGAGGAGATTTACGCAATGCTCAAGGAGTGCTCTATGGATCCCAACGAGACTGCCCAGAAGCTCCTCCTTCAAG aTACTTTCCATGAGGTCAAAAGGAAGCATGACAAGAGAAAGGAG AATGTCAGAGAATCCGCTGAGCCTAGGTGGAGGCCTGGTGTGCAGGGACGAGGAGGTAGGGGAGGTCGGGGAAATTACTCCTCACGTTCACTGCCTAATG ATGCTGCTGCTGGAAGAAATGCAACAGCAGCAAAGGAGAGTGGGCTAAATCAAGGCATAGATAAAGCCAATACATCTTCATCCACATCTCCTGACGCAGAGAATAAACCTGCAATTCCATTATCAAG CTCTGTATCTGGTCTTGTCAATGGCCCCAGCAACATAGAACATCTTGTGTCTTCTCAGGGGTCTCATGTATCTGGTGTCAATGGCACTCCATCAGAAGAAATTTCTGATGCAGTAACCACTAAGACTGCAAATTCCAGAATACCTATCAAAGACTCAAAGGGTGGTTCTGCATCTAGTCCATATCTGCAAAATATTGACCAATTATCTTCAAATAAGCCGGTGCCAGTGCCATCTATTGATCCATGCACCCCTGCAGAGCTAGGAACCATGAAACAG ATCAAACCACATGGATCAGGAACATGTGAAGCCACAGAAAAATCCCAAGCTGCATCTTCATCCTTTTCTAGTGCTATGGGCATTAGACCATCCTCTACTTACAGCAATCGCTTTCAACATCCAAGTGGTTTGCAGAAAG CACCTCTTCCTAATAAAGAGTGGAAACCCAAGTCAGTACTTGCAAACCCTGCTCAGGCTTCTGAGACAAATGGCACTTCTGAAGCACCAGTAGTGATTGAAGCTGTTTCCGATTCATTACCATCCTCATTGTCAGCTACTTCAGTAGGTGCTTCTGTTAAGCTAGGAAAGAAGGTAGAAGACCTGAAGGTATCAGACCGACAGCATGTGATTATTCCGAACCATCTCCAGGTCACAGAATCCGAGCGACATGGATTAAGTTTTGGAAGCTTTGATGCTAATTTCATGTTTAAACTGGTTGTTGCCAAGGACCTTACTGGACAGAATATTGAGACACCACATTACGAGCCATCTAAAGAGATTGATGAAACTATCGAGAAGCATGCTTTAAG CAATTCAACATCCTCAACTGCTGAAGAAGATGATTTTTCTGAACAAACTCAATCACCTGAACAGGTCACAGATAATTATTCAAAGAAGGAAATTGTTATTTCCAATAGCGCATCACCTGAAACAGAATACAACCAaaccaatcaagaagatagtttAAGTCCAGAAGGTTCTCAGAATTTGATTGTTCAGTCTACACCATCCTATCCTCCTGTAGGATTGGTACCACAGCTCAGTAGCCAAATTGCTTCTTTTGAAAGCTCAGAATCTCAGGCTCGTGAGTCACGTCTTCCAAGTTTTCTG GTACAGCAACACTATGATCCATCCACTAGTTATTTCAACCCATTTTATCGTCCATCTCCTGATGCTGATGGTCGGATCTCCCCTTTTTTTGCATCTAGTGCCTCCACTAGGTACAATGGGAACATTGCCCTTCTACCTGCTCAGTCTGGCCAGGCTTCCCAAGAG AATACCAACAACATAGTACTATCGACAGTGGGCTCAACTCCTCTGGGAACTCAAGCTGCAGGCACCATGCAGGGCTCTCTTGCTATTCCTCAGCAGCCAATTCCTGTCTTCCGTCAACCGGCTGGGTTACATATATCTCATTTCTCCCCCAACTACGTTCCCTACAGTCAATATTTCTCACCATTCTATGCCCCTCCACCTGCGGTTCATCATTTCTTGAGCGGTGCTGCATTCCCTCAGCAACCTCCTACGGGTGGCATGTATCCAACTCCTGGAGCTGCAACTCCTGCTGCTGCTTCTGTAAAGTACTCTCTTCCACAATACAAACCTGGTTCTAACACTGGCAATTCAACTATTGTTGGATTACCAACTGTTTATGGAACATATAACTCAACCCAGGCTGGCTATACTTCTGTTCCTGCTGTTAGCACTGGAAATTCAACTGCCAATGAAGAACTGGTATCGTCACAGTTTAAGGAGAATAATGCTTATATTTCCGGACAACAG AGCGAAGGCCCACCGGTATGGATTCCTGCACCTGGACGTGACATTTCCTCACTTCAAGCTAGCTCTTTCTACAACATTCCTCAGGGACAACACATGACATTTACGCCAGCTCAGGCTGGTCACGGCACCTTCAGCGGTATGTATCCCCCAACACCGGCAGTTGCTGGTTCTGTCCACCCTTTGCTGCAGCCGTCACAGAGTGTACCCGGGGGTGTAGAaatgctagcccctcctgctggtGTTTATCAACCGACACAGCATGCACAAATAAATTGGACCAATAATTATTGA
- the LOC122028862 gene encoding GBF-interacting protein 1-like isoform X1, whose product MSGGGARVSIPSGVRRTIQNIKEIAGNHTDEEIYAMLKECSMDPNETAQKLLLQDTFHEVKRKHDKRKENVRESAEPRWRPGVQGRGGRGGRGNYSSRSLPNDAAAGRNATAAKESGLNQGIDKANTSSSTSPDAENKPAIPLSSSVSGLVNGPSNIEHLVSSQGSHVSGVNGTPSEEISDAVTTKTANSRIPIKDSKGGSASSPYLQNIDQLSSNKPVPVPSIDPCTPAELGTMKQIKPHGSGTCEATEKSQAASSSFSSAMGIRPSSTYSNRFQHPSGLQKAPLPNKEWKPKSVLANPAQASETNGTSEAPVVIEAVSDSLPSSLSATSVGASVKLGKKVEDLKVSDRQHVIIPNHLQVTESERHGLSFGSFDANFMFKLVVAKDLTGQNIETPHYEPSKEIDETIEKHALSSNSTSSTAEEDDFSEQTQSPEQVTDNYSKKEIVISNSASPETEYNQTNQEDSLSPEGSQNLIVQSTPSYPPVGLVPQLSSQIASFESSESQARESRLPSFLVQQHYDPSTSYFNPFYRPSPDADGRISPFFASSASTRYNGNIALLPAQSGQASQENTNNIVLSTVGSTPLGTQAAGTMQGSLAIPQQPIPVFRQPAGLHISHFSPNYVPYSQYFSPFYAPPPAVHHFLSGAAFPQQPPTGGMYPTPGAATPAAASVKYSLPQYKPGSNTGNSTIVGLPTVYGTYNSTQAGYTSVPAVSTGNSTANEELVSSQFKENNAYISGQQSEGPPVWIPAPGRDISSLQASSFYNIPQGQHMTFTPAQAGHGTFSGMYPPTPAVAGSVHPLLQPSQSVPGGVEMLAPPAGVYQPTQHAQINWTNNY is encoded by the exons ATGAGCGGCGGAGGCGCTAGGGTTTCGATCCCCTCCGGCGTGCGCCGCACGATCCAGAACATCAAGGAGATCGCCGGCAATCACACCGACGAGGAGATTTACGCAATGCTCAAGGAGTGCTCTATGGATCCCAACGAGACTGCCCAGAAGCTCCTCCTTCAAG aTACTTTCCATGAGGTCAAAAGGAAGCATGACAAGAGAAAGGAG AATGTCAGAGAATCCGCTGAGCCTAGGTGGAGGCCTGGTGTGCAGGGACGAGGAGGTAGGGGAGGTCGGGGAAATTACTCCTCACGTTCACTGCCTAATG ATGCTGCTGCTGGAAGAAATGCAACAGCAGCAAAGGAGAGTGGGCTAAATCAAGGCATAGATAAAGCCAATACATCTTCATCCACATCTCCTGACGCAGAGAATAAACCTGCAATTCCATTATCAAG CTCTGTATCTGGTCTTGTCAATGGCCCCAGCAACATAGAACATCTTGTGTCTTCTCAGGGGTCTCATGTATCTGGTGTCAATGGCACTCCATCAGAAGAAATTTCTGATGCAGTAACCACTAAGACTGCAAATTCCAGAATACCTATCAAAGACTCAAAGGGTGGTTCTGCATCTAGTCCATATCTGCAAAATATTGACCAATTATCTTCAAATAAGCCGGTGCCAGTGCCATCTATTGATCCATGCACCCCTGCAGAGCTAGGAACCATGAAACAG ATCAAACCACATGGATCAGGAACATGTGAAGCCACAGAAAAATCCCAAGCTGCATCTTCATCCTTTTCTAGTGCTATGGGCATTAGACCATCCTCTACTTACAGCAATCGCTTTCAACATCCAAGTGGTTTGCAGAAAG CACCTCTTCCTAATAAAGAGTGGAAACCCAAGTCAGTACTTGCAAACCCTGCTCAGGCTTCTGAGACAAATGGCACTTCTGAAGCACCAGTAGTGATTGAAGCTGTTTCCGATTCATTACCATCCTCATTGTCAGCTACTTCAGTAGGTGCTTCTGTTAAGCTAGGAAAGAAGGTAGAAGACCTGAAGGTATCAGACCGACAGCATGTGATTATTCCGAACCATCTCCAGGTCACAGAATCCGAGCGACATGGATTAAGTTTTGGAAGCTTTGATGCTAATTTCATGTTTAAACTGGTTGTTGCCAAGGACCTTACTGGACAGAATATTGAGACACCACATTACGAGCCATCTAAAGAGATTGATGAAACTATCGAGAAGCATGCTTTAAG CAGCAATTCAACATCCTCAACTGCTGAAGAAGATGATTTTTCTGAACAAACTCAATCACCTGAACAGGTCACAGATAATTATTCAAAGAAGGAAATTGTTATTTCCAATAGCGCATCACCTGAAACAGAATACAACCAaaccaatcaagaagatagtttAAGTCCAGAAGGTTCTCAGAATTTGATTGTTCAGTCTACACCATCCTATCCTCCTGTAGGATTGGTACCACAGCTCAGTAGCCAAATTGCTTCTTTTGAAAGCTCAGAATCTCAGGCTCGTGAGTCACGTCTTCCAAGTTTTCTG GTACAGCAACACTATGATCCATCCACTAGTTATTTCAACCCATTTTATCGTCCATCTCCTGATGCTGATGGTCGGATCTCCCCTTTTTTTGCATCTAGTGCCTCCACTAGGTACAATGGGAACATTGCCCTTCTACCTGCTCAGTCTGGCCAGGCTTCCCAAGAG AATACCAACAACATAGTACTATCGACAGTGGGCTCAACTCCTCTGGGAACTCAAGCTGCAGGCACCATGCAGGGCTCTCTTGCTATTCCTCAGCAGCCAATTCCTGTCTTCCGTCAACCGGCTGGGTTACATATATCTCATTTCTCCCCCAACTACGTTCCCTACAGTCAATATTTCTCACCATTCTATGCCCCTCCACCTGCGGTTCATCATTTCTTGAGCGGTGCTGCATTCCCTCAGCAACCTCCTACGGGTGGCATGTATCCAACTCCTGGAGCTGCAACTCCTGCTGCTGCTTCTGTAAAGTACTCTCTTCCACAATACAAACCTGGTTCTAACACTGGCAATTCAACTATTGTTGGATTACCAACTGTTTATGGAACATATAACTCAACCCAGGCTGGCTATACTTCTGTTCCTGCTGTTAGCACTGGAAATTCAACTGCCAATGAAGAACTGGTATCGTCACAGTTTAAGGAGAATAATGCTTATATTTCCGGACAACAG AGCGAAGGCCCACCGGTATGGATTCCTGCACCTGGACGTGACATTTCCTCACTTCAAGCTAGCTCTTTCTACAACATTCCTCAGGGACAACACATGACATTTACGCCAGCTCAGGCTGGTCACGGCACCTTCAGCGGTATGTATCCCCCAACACCGGCAGTTGCTGGTTCTGTCCACCCTTTGCTGCAGCCGTCACAGAGTGTACCCGGGGGTGTAGAaatgctagcccctcctgctggtGTTTATCAACCGACACAGCATGCACAAATAAATTGGACCAATAATTATTGA
- the LOC122030113 gene encoding aspartyl protease family protein At5g10770-like: MTSSPFPSLVSLLIVLLALIVNANGESRSHHKVNVSSLLPRKVCSNSKDALSNVTRLRLVHRHGPCSPAVRRRRSNFEAEILARDQLHVGFLRQRIAAAELGGGGTSPASTRAAPSTKIPARSGASVSAGDYIVTVGLGTPPKAQTLFFDTGSDVTWVQCQPCTVSCYRQLDRLFDPASSATYANITCASAACADLDALDCSDGTCIYGVSYGDGSQSVGFYSSDALALTPSDVVPRFLFGCGQANEGLFGLAAGILGLGGGRPSLVTQTMKKYNGVFGYCLPASASDTGYLAFGDSGSTNPTVKYTNMLRDAKTPTFYFINLIGISVAGQQLRIQPSAFAKAGTLIDSGTVITRLPPAAYASLRSAFRGRMSRYKKAPAVSILDTCYDPTGRGEVKLPAVALLFSGDVSVNLAPEGIVYAVNESRICLAFAANDADDDVGILGNVQQRTFGVLYDVPKKKIGFAAGGC; this comes from the exons ATGACTTCTTCGCCTTTCCCTTCCCTCGTCTCTCTTCTTATAGTTTTGCTCGCTTTAATAGTTAATGCGAATGGAGAATCAAGAAGCCATCACAAGGTTAACGTTTCTTCCTTGTTGCCAAGAAAAGTGTGCTCCAATTCCAAAG ATGCCCTCTCTAACGTTACGAGACTACGCTTGGTTCACCGGCACGGTCCGTGCTCGCCGGCGGTGAGGCGCCGGAGATCGAATTTCGAAGCTGAGATTCTCGCCCGTGACCAATTACACGTCGGCTTCCTCCGCCAACGGATCGCGGCCGCCGAGCTCGGTGGCGGCGGCACTTCCCCTGCATCAACGAGAGCGGCGCCGTCGACGAAGATTCCCGCCCGCAGCGGCGCATCCGTCTCCGCCGGCGACTACATCGTCACCGTGGGACTCGGCACCCCGCCAAAGGCCCAGACGCTGTTCTTTGACACCGGCAGCGACGTCACGTGGGTCCAGTGCCAACCCTGCACCGTTTCTTGTTACCGCCAACTCGACCGGCTTTTCGACCCGGCTTCCTCGGCCACCTACGCCAACATCACGTGCGCCTCTGCCGCTTGCGCAGACCTCGATGCGTTGGACTGCAGCGACGGCACGTGTATCTACGGCGTGTCCTACGGCGACGGGTCCCAGAGCGTCGGGTTCTACTCGTCTGACGCGCTGGCGCTGACGCCGTCAGACGTGGTGCCGCGATTCCTGTTTGGTTGCGGCCAGGCCAATGAGGGCCTCTTCGGCCTGGCCGCGGGGATCCTCGGCCTCGGCGGCGGCCGGCCGTCGCTAGTGACGCAGACAATGAAAAAGTACAACGGCGTGTTCGGCTACTGCCTGCCGGCGTCGGCGAGCGATACCGGCTACTTGGCCTTCGGCGACAGCGGGAGCACCAATCCGACTGTTAAATACACGAACATGTTGAGGGACGCGAAAACGCCGACGTTCTACTTCATCAATCTGATAGGAATCAGCGTCGCCGGCCAGCAGCTGCGCATCCAGCCGTCGGCCTTCGCCAAAGCCGGTACGCTGATCGACTCCGGCACCGTCATCACCCGGCTTCCCCCGGCGGCCTACGCCTCGCTTCGCTCGGCCTTCCGTGGGCGTATGTCGAGGTACAAGAAAGCGCCCGCCGTGTCGATCCTCGACACCTGCTACGACCCGACGGGGCGCGGGGAAGTGAAACTGCCGGCAGTGGCGTTGCTGTTCAGTGGCGACGTTTCTGTGAACCTGGCCCCGGAGGGGATCGTGTACGCCGTGAACGAGTCTCGGATTTGCCTGGCCTTCGCGGCCAACGACGCAGACGACGACGTGGGCATCCTGGGGAACGTGCAGCAGAGGACGTTCGGTGTGCTTTACGATGTGCCGAAGAAGAAGATCGGATTTGCGGCCGGAGGCTGTTAA